DNA sequence from the Deltaproteobacteria bacterium genome:
TCCGGCAAAAAGTGCGGGCACGGAGGTTTCCGTAATCACGCCATAAACGATTAAGGCAATGGAAGGCGGGATGATAATCGCCGTCGAACCGGCGGCGGCGATCAGCCCGGCCGTGAACGCCCGGTCATATCCGAGGGCCGTCATCGCCGGAATCAGAACGGCTCCCATGGCCGCCGCGTCCGCCGGCCCCGAACCGGACACACCGCCGAAAAACACGCATACCAGCACCGCAACGATGGCCAATCCCCCGGGAATGGGTCCGACCAGAAGGCCGGCGAGATGCACCAGACGTCTGGAAATTCCGCACCGTTCCAGAATGAGTCCGGCCAAAATGAAAAAAGGGATGGCCAGAAGTGGAAAACGGGCGATGTTGGCATAGAAGGTAGGGGATATGCCGAGTATGCCCTGATCGAAGGCCCATATGACGAGGCAGGCCGTCGAACCCAAAGCGATGGCTATGGGAACGCCCAGGAAGAGCAGAACGATAAACCCGCCGAACAGAATCAGGCCGGGATCCATGGTTAATCCCTGGACAACTGGGGCCAGTTTCGGATCGAGGCCTGAACAGCCCGAACGATGACGGAAATCCCTCCGATCGGGATGGCGAGAGTGTAGTAGAACTGGGGAATGTCCAACGCCTGGGAACGGGTGTCCATGGCGATTTCGTCGGTGATTTGGTACAGCGTACACAAAACGATCACCGCACCCATGGTCCCAACAGTCAGAGCGAGGGACAGGACGGCGAGCGCTTTCCGAGTCGCCTCCGGGGCCCGTTCACGAAGCAGGGACAGTCCCAGATGGGCATTCCGTTTGAAGCCCACCGCCGCCCCCATAAGTGTAATCCAAACCATCATCGAGAGCAGCAGTTCTTCCGTGTACGCCAGAGAATAGCCCAGATAGCGGGTGACCACGTTGGCGAATCCCAGGAGCGCCATTCCGCTCATCAGCAATACACAGACCCATTCCTCGAGGTTGGCCAACATCCATCGGCAGCGGGATCGCATCACCGTCCCTTTCTGAAGGCCTGAAAACCCGAAACAAGAACCCTGTTCAAATAGGACATTCCCTCGCCCCGGCCCTCCCCAGGGGGTGAATAATGATTCGCCCTACGAACGCGTGTCCGCCAATATTCCGAGCCCACCACGCGATCCCTGGGCAACCCGGATGAACCGGGAAGCCGGCAACGACCTACCGATTGGCTTCCACCGTTTCGACGGCTTTCTTTACAAGCTCTTCCCCGATTCTCGGCGTCCAGTCGTCCCACACCGGTTTCACTAC
Encoded proteins:
- a CDS encoding TRAP transporter small permease, giving the protein MRSRCRWMLANLEEWVCVLLMSGMALLGFANVVTRYLGYSLAYTEELLLSMMVWITLMGAAVGFKRNAHLGLSLLRERAPEATRKALAVLSLALTVGTMGAVIVLCTLYQITDEIAMDTRSQALDIPQFYYTLAIPIGGISVIVRAVQASIRNWPQLSRD